From a single Streptomyces sp. 1331.2 genomic region:
- the qcrB gene encoding cytochrome bc1 complex cytochrome b subunit, with amino-acid sequence MTRKQSPGRGQRAADWADGRLGIYTLARANLRKIFPDHWSFMLGEICLYTFLIIILTGVYLTLFFKPSMGEVIYDGSYVPLKGIGMSEAYASTVDISFEVRGGLLIRQIHHWAAIVFVAAMFVHMMRVFFTGAFRKPREINWLFGFLLLFLGMLDGFFGYSLPDDLLSGTGIRFIEGVVLAVPLVGTYIQMFLFGGEFPGHDIIPRFFTIHVLLIPGIMLGLLVAHLILVFYHKHTQWAGPGRTEKNVVGMPLMPVYMAKAGGFFFLVFGIIALVSAIATVNPIWSYGPYRPDQVSTDAQPDWYMGFAEGLIRVMPGWEIGLWGHTLNLGVLIPFLLFPVILFAIAVYPFVEGWITDDKREHHLLDRPRNAPVRTALGAAWISLYLVMLAGGGNDLIATHLHLSLNTITYAVRAGAFVVPVAVFVVTKRWCLGLQRRDRDKVLHGRETGLIKRLPHGEFTEVHAGLAPAELHRLTAHEQPRPLELPAPVDENGVAHPAGVLTRTRARLSRGIHGEHAQIPKPTAEEYREVTEGHGH; translated from the coding sequence ATGACCCGGAAACAGAGCCCAGGGCGGGGGCAGCGGGCCGCCGACTGGGCGGACGGCCGGCTGGGGATCTACACCCTGGCCAGGGCCAACCTGCGGAAGATCTTCCCGGACCACTGGTCCTTCATGCTGGGCGAGATCTGCCTCTACACCTTCCTGATCATCATCCTGACCGGCGTCTACCTGACCCTGTTCTTCAAGCCGAGCATGGGCGAGGTGATCTACGACGGCTCGTACGTGCCGCTCAAGGGCATCGGGATGTCGGAGGCCTACGCCTCCACCGTCGACATCAGCTTCGAGGTGCGCGGCGGTCTGCTGATCCGGCAGATCCACCACTGGGCGGCGATCGTCTTCGTCGCGGCCATGTTCGTGCACATGATGCGGGTGTTCTTCACCGGCGCGTTCCGCAAGCCGCGCGAGATCAACTGGCTCTTCGGCTTCCTGCTGCTGTTCCTCGGCATGCTGGACGGCTTCTTCGGCTACTCGCTGCCCGACGACCTGCTCTCCGGCACCGGCATCCGCTTCATCGAGGGCGTGGTGCTGGCCGTCCCGCTGGTCGGCACGTACATCCAGATGTTCCTGTTCGGCGGGGAGTTCCCCGGGCACGACATCATCCCGCGGTTCTTCACCATCCACGTGCTGCTGATCCCCGGCATCATGCTCGGCCTGCTGGTGGCGCACCTGATCCTGGTCTTCTACCACAAGCACACCCAGTGGGCGGGCCCCGGCAGGACCGAGAAGAACGTCGTCGGCATGCCGCTGATGCCGGTCTACATGGCCAAGGCCGGCGGGTTCTTCTTCCTGGTCTTCGGCATCATCGCGCTGGTGTCGGCGATCGCGACCGTCAACCCGATCTGGTCGTACGGCCCGTACCGCCCGGACCAGGTCTCCACCGACGCGCAGCCGGACTGGTACATGGGCTTCGCCGAAGGCCTGATCCGCGTGATGCCCGGCTGGGAGATCGGACTGTGGGGCCACACCCTCAACCTCGGGGTGCTGATCCCGTTCCTGCTGTTCCCGGTCATCCTGTTCGCCATCGCGGTCTACCCCTTCGTGGAGGGCTGGATCACCGACGACAAGCGCGAACACCACCTGCTCGACCGACCGCGCAACGCGCCCGTGCGCACCGCGCTCGGCGCCGCCTGGATCAGCCTCTACCTGGTGATGCTCGCCGGCGGCGGCAACGACCTCATCGCCACCCACCTGCACCTGTCGCTCAACACCATCACCTACGCGGTGCGCGCCGGCGCCTTCGTCGTCCCGGTGGCCGTGTTCGTGGTCACCAAGCGGTGGTGCCTCGGCCTCCAGCGCCGGGACCGCGACAAGGTGCTGCACGGCCGCGAGACCGGCCTCATCAAGCGCCTGCCGCACGGCGAGTTCACCGAGGTGCACGCCGGGCTCGCGCCCGCCGAACTGCACCGGCTCACGGCACACGAGCAGCCCCGCCCCCTCGAACTGCCCGCCCCCGTCGACGAGAATGGAGTCGCCCACCCGGCCGGAGTGCTCACCCGCACCCGGGCCAGGCTGTCCCGCGGCATCCACGGCGAGCACGCGCAGATCCCCAAGCCCACCGCCGAGGAGTACCGCGAGGTCACCGAGGGCCACGGGCACTGA
- a CDS encoding MFS transporter: MSRTDARPATLPDPRRWKALIFIGLAQLMVVLDATIVNIALPSAQRDLGITDGNRQWVITAYALAFGGLLLFGGRIADLWGRKRTFIVGLTGFALASALGGAAANTAMLLGARALQGVFGALLAPAALSLLAVTFTEAKERAKAFGIYGAIAGGGGAIGLILGGLLTEYMNWRWTFFVNIPFAIVAAVGAVMVIREPAEGRNRNKLDVPGVLLVTTGLVSLVYGFTRAESHGWTAGSTLGLFAAAAVLLAAFVLVELKVKAPLLPLRVVLDRNRGGVYLSLGMAVIGMFGLFLFLTYYLQIVLGYSPVLTGVAFLPMVAGMITGSTQIGARLMTRVPARYLMAPGFLVASIGMFLLTHISLDTSYPALILPGLILMGLGMGTAFMPAMSLATHGVQPRDAGVASAMVNTSQQVGGAIGTALLNTIAASATTSWLTSHVTAAAAASPEAAKALQFQGMVHGFSTAIWVSFGILVAAAAVAFTFINAGRPDAAGAGAGEGAVKSDEVPVLVH, from the coding sequence ATGTCTCGAACCGACGCCCGACCGGCGACGCTGCCCGATCCCCGGCGCTGGAAGGCGCTGATATTCATCGGCCTCGCCCAGCTGATGGTCGTTCTCGACGCGACCATCGTGAACATCGCCCTGCCCTCCGCCCAGCGGGACCTGGGCATCACCGACGGCAACCGCCAGTGGGTGATCACCGCCTACGCGCTGGCCTTCGGCGGCCTGCTGCTGTTCGGCGGCCGGATCGCGGACCTGTGGGGCCGCAAGCGGACCTTCATCGTCGGCCTGACCGGCTTCGCCCTGGCCTCCGCGCTCGGCGGTGCCGCGGCCAACACCGCGATGCTGCTCGGCGCCCGCGCCCTGCAGGGCGTGTTCGGCGCGCTGCTCGCCCCGGCCGCGCTGTCGCTGCTCGCGGTGACCTTCACCGAGGCCAAGGAGCGCGCCAAGGCCTTCGGCATCTACGGTGCGATCGCCGGTGGCGGTGGCGCCATCGGCCTCATCCTCGGCGGCCTGCTGACCGAGTACATGAACTGGCGCTGGACCTTCTTCGTCAACATCCCGTTCGCCATCGTGGCCGCCGTGGGCGCCGTCATGGTGATCCGCGAGCCCGCCGAGGGCCGCAACCGCAACAAGCTGGACGTCCCCGGCGTCCTGCTGGTGACCACCGGTCTGGTCTCCCTGGTGTACGGCTTCACCCGGGCCGAGTCGCACGGCTGGACGGCCGGCAGCACCCTGGGCCTGTTCGCCGCGGCCGCCGTGCTGCTCGCCGCCTTCGTGCTGGTGGAGCTCAAGGTCAAGGCCCCGCTGCTGCCGCTGCGCGTGGTCCTGGACCGCAACCGCGGCGGGGTGTACCTGTCGCTGGGCATGGCCGTGATCGGCATGTTCGGTCTGTTCCTCTTCCTGACCTACTACCTGCAGATCGTGCTCGGCTACAGCCCGGTGCTGACCGGCGTCGCCTTCCTGCCGATGGTGGCGGGCATGATCACCGGCTCCACCCAGATCGGCGCCCGGCTGATGACCCGGGTCCCGGCGCGCTACCTGATGGCGCCCGGCTTCCTGGTCGCCTCGATCGGCATGTTCCTGCTGACCCACATCAGCCTGGACACCTCCTACCCGGCGCTGATCCTGCCCGGCCTGATCCTGATGGGCCTCGGCATGGGCACCGCGTTCATGCCGGCCATGAGCCTCGCCACGCACGGCGTCCAGCCGCGCGACGCCGGTGTGGCCTCCGCGATGGTCAACACCTCGCAGCAGGTCGGCGGCGCCATCGGCACCGCGCTGCTGAACACCATCGCGGCGAGCGCGACCACCAGTTGGCTGACCTCGCACGTCACCGCCGCGGCCGCCGCCTCCCCGGAGGCCGCCAAGGCGCTGCAGTTCCAGGGCATGGTGCACGGCTTCTCGACCGCGATCTGGGTGTCCTTCGGGATCCTGGTGGCGGCCGCCGCCGTCGCCTTCACCTTCATCAACGCCGGCCGGCCCGACGCGGCGGGTGCGGGCGCCGGCGAGGGTGCCGTGAAGAGCGACGAGGTGCCGGTGCTGGTGCACTGA
- a CDS encoding TetR/AcrR family transcriptional regulator: MTTAAAESVRPAGSVRTPKLRADASRNRERIVVAARDAFVEHGADVPLDEIAKRAGVGNATLYRNFPDRMALIREVALLVKNRILALAETATVEADTPDGSGPFDALQRFAHAAVAEKVGGLCPLFTSHVDPYDPELTEIRERLRSAVSGLMERARAAGELRPDVDHGDLFIAMGQLTRPLPGTSCGLLEEFVHRHLQLFLDGMRAPARSALPGRAATFEDFQPQN, from the coding sequence GTGACCACCGCAGCCGCTGAGTCGGTCCGTCCCGCGGGGAGCGTCCGCACGCCGAAGTTGCGTGCCGACGCGAGCCGGAACCGGGAGCGGATCGTGGTGGCGGCCCGGGACGCGTTCGTCGAGCACGGTGCGGATGTGCCGCTGGACGAGATCGCGAAGCGGGCGGGGGTCGGCAACGCCACCTTGTACCGGAACTTCCCGGACCGGATGGCGCTGATCCGCGAGGTGGCGCTGCTCGTCAAGAACCGCATCCTGGCCCTCGCCGAGACGGCGACGGTGGAGGCGGACACCCCTGACGGCAGCGGCCCGTTCGACGCCCTGCAGCGGTTCGCGCACGCGGCCGTCGCGGAGAAGGTCGGCGGACTCTGCCCGTTGTTCACCAGCCATGTCGACCCGTACGACCCGGAGTTGACCGAGATCCGAGAGCGCCTGCGGTCCGCTGTGAGCGGACTGATGGAGCGCGCCCGGGCCGCGGGCGAACTGCGGCCGGACGTCGACCACGGTGACCTGTTCATCGCGATGGGCCAGCTGACCCGACCGCTGCCGGGCACCTCCTGCGGCCTGCTGGAGGAGTTCGTCCACCGGCACCTGCAGCTGTTCCTGGACGGCATGCGCGCGCCGGCCCGTTCGGCGCTGCCCGGCCGGGCCGCGACCTTCGAGGACTTCCAGCCCCAGAACTGA
- a CDS encoding Uma2 family endonuclease, translated as MTAISERPQMLPEQFEEFARHLGRTVEGIRLEFINGKLGIKPVPDGDHGRIIQWLNRICIQTRPELYVHDQGLKIQGYRGGFARPDGTLADADAFVGRGDWATTEDVLMVAAVTSFDSETDRRDRVEKPRAYAEASIPVYLLIDRDSAEVVVHSQPDGVRYESVRILPFGKAVHLPEPVGISLDTEPLKNWVR; from the coding sequence GTGACTGCGATCTCCGAGCGCCCGCAGATGCTGCCCGAGCAGTTCGAAGAGTTCGCTCGTCATCTGGGGCGGACTGTCGAAGGCATCCGGCTGGAGTTCATCAACGGGAAGTTGGGGATCAAGCCCGTGCCAGACGGCGACCACGGCCGCATCATCCAGTGGCTCAACCGGATCTGCATTCAGACCCGGCCAGAGCTTTATGTGCATGACCAGGGGCTGAAGATCCAGGGCTATCGGGGCGGGTTCGCTCGTCCGGACGGCACGCTTGCCGATGCGGACGCCTTCGTAGGACGGGGAGATTGGGCCACGACGGAAGACGTGCTGATGGTTGCGGCGGTCACTTCGTTCGACTCCGAGACCGACCGCCGGGATCGCGTCGAGAAGCCCCGGGCCTATGCGGAGGCCAGCATCCCCGTCTACCTGCTGATCGACCGGGACTCCGCCGAGGTCGTCGTCCACAGCCAGCCCGACGGCGTGCGCTACGAGAGCGTCCGGATCCTCCCGTTCGGCAAGGCCGTCCACCTCCCCGAGCCGGTGGGCATCTCGCTGGACACCGAGCCGCTGAAGAACTGGGTGCGCTGA
- a CDS encoding VOC family protein produces MTRNLEGAEGFYGPLLGWEFEPGPDRFGPYVHAVTGGEAVAGLGVAEGGAIPVAWTSYFGTESADAAADAVRERGATLAVGPLAFDAGRVAIAADPAGAVFGIWEGPPGRARKLELPGAPVWIELRTPDPFAAALFYGEVFRWDGRDPERFEVRWEHDRVVLRAEGTSVAALAKEQAGGPAGMPPHWEVFFAVPDTDRALARAVELGGVALGPAFDSPYGRVARLQDLEGARFAVISPEA; encoded by the coding sequence ATGACCCGGAATCTGGAGGGGGCCGAGGGGTTCTACGGGCCGCTGCTCGGCTGGGAGTTCGAACCCGGGCCGGACCGCTTCGGGCCGTACGTGCACGCGGTGACGGGTGGCGAGGCAGTGGCCGGCCTGGGCGTCGCGGAGGGCGGGGCGATCCCGGTCGCCTGGACCAGCTACTTCGGGACGGAGAGCGCGGACGCCGCCGCCGACGCGGTGCGCGAGCGCGGCGCGACCCTGGCCGTCGGTCCGCTGGCCTTCGACGCCGGGCGGGTCGCCATCGCGGCGGACCCCGCGGGCGCGGTGTTCGGCATCTGGGAGGGCCCGCCGGGCCGGGCCCGGAAGCTGGAGCTGCCCGGCGCCCCGGTCTGGATCGAGCTGCGCACCCCGGACCCGTTCGCGGCGGCGCTCTTCTACGGCGAGGTGTTCCGCTGGGACGGCCGTGACCCGGAGCGCTTCGAGGTGCGCTGGGAGCACGACCGGGTGGTGCTGCGCGCGGAGGGCACCAGCGTCGCGGCGCTGGCCAAGGAGCAGGCGGGCGGCCCGGCGGGGATGCCGCCGCACTGGGAGGTGTTCTTCGCCGTCCCGGACACCGACCGGGCGCTGGCCCGCGCGGTCGAGCTGGGCGGTGTGGCGCTCGGCCCGGCCTTCGACTCCCCCTACGGGCGGGTGGCCCGGCTGCAGGACCTGGAAGGCGCCCGGTTCGCGGTGATCAGCCCCGAAGCCTGA
- a CDS encoding hemerythrin domain-containing protein, whose product MSRRPDILDEFTADHRAVTELLDRIEAAPAGGTDRGELVTRLTDLLFAHCAAEEEHLFPVVQHDVPDGGALVFGSIHDHLAIGQYLADLQALGPADPALETLLRGLADTLRRHLRSEEEGLFPAARKALPAAARTALGDRLRAERAELGAPPE is encoded by the coding sequence ATGAGTCGCAGGCCGGACATCCTCGACGAGTTCACCGCCGACCACCGGGCGGTCACCGAGCTGCTCGACCGGATCGAGGCCGCCCCGGCCGGCGGCACCGACCGCGGCGAGCTGGTGACCCGCCTGACCGACCTGCTCTTCGCCCACTGCGCAGCCGAGGAGGAACACCTCTTCCCGGTCGTGCAGCACGACGTGCCCGACGGCGGGGCGCTGGTGTTCGGCAGCATCCACGACCACCTGGCGATCGGGCAGTACCTCGCCGACCTCCAAGCCCTCGGCCCGGCCGACCCGGCCCTCGAAACCCTGCTGCGCGGCCTCGCCGACACCCTGCGACGACACCTGCGCAGCGAGGAGGAAGGGCTCTTCCCCGCCGCCCGCAAGGCCCTGCCCGCCGCCGCCCGCACCGCCCTCGGCGACCGTCTGCGGGCGGAGCGCGCGGAACTCGGCGCACCGCCCGAGTGA
- a CDS encoding TIGR03086 family metal-binding protein — translation MAQRRQHRRAVRTGTPYTEALDAFDERVRLITPDQWDSPTPCADWSVRDLVNHLTGEQLWVPELLMGATIAEVGGRFDGDVLGADPVAAWADAATAAREAWAVPGATELTVHLSFADVSGQYYLDQLTTDLVIHTWDLAEGIGRRTRLPAGLVDFALGEITGYGDLSGSGLFDPPLPVADDAGPQTRLLALTGRRDGG, via the coding sequence ATGGCTCAACGCAGGCAGCACCGGCGGGCAGTGCGCACCGGCACCCCGTACACCGAGGCCCTGGACGCCTTCGACGAACGCGTCCGGCTGATCACCCCCGACCAGTGGGACTCCCCCACCCCCTGCGCCGACTGGTCCGTCCGCGACCTGGTCAACCACCTCACCGGCGAACAGCTCTGGGTACCCGAGCTGCTGATGGGCGCCACCATCGCCGAGGTCGGCGGCCGCTTCGACGGCGACGTGCTCGGCGCGGACCCGGTCGCCGCCTGGGCCGACGCCGCCACGGCCGCCCGGGAGGCCTGGGCCGTCCCCGGTGCCACCGAGCTGACCGTCCACCTCTCCTTCGCCGACGTCTCCGGTCAGTACTACCTGGACCAGCTCACCACCGACCTGGTGATCCACACCTGGGACCTCGCCGAGGGCATCGGCCGGCGCACCCGGCTCCCCGCCGGCCTCGTCGACTTCGCACTCGGCGAGATCACCGGTTACGGCGACCTCTCCGGCAGCGGGCTCTTCGACCCGCCGCTGCCGGTGGCCGACGACGCCGGCCCGCAGACCCGGCTGCTCGCCCTCACCGGGCGGCGGGACGGAGGGTGA
- a CDS encoding DoxX family protein, with product MPSSSPSTTAATSPTVRPAGATSGPATATSPHAYDAGLLLLRLALGLTMAAHGSQKLFGWFGGGGIDGTGQFFTMSGYPAGHAMAVVAGLTETLGGLALAVGLLTPLAGAAIVGTMVNAIAVTWGGGFFAPKGNEYELLLTAGAAALALTGPGRYAVDRFLPVVRAHRLAYGVAAVVVGLATAGVILLLRK from the coding sequence ATGCCGAGCAGCAGCCCGAGCACGACCGCCGCCACCAGCCCCACCGTCCGCCCGGCCGGAGCGACCTCCGGCCCCGCGACGGCGACCTCCCCGCACGCCTACGACGCCGGACTCCTGCTCCTGCGCCTGGCCCTCGGCCTGACCATGGCCGCGCACGGCAGCCAGAAGCTGTTCGGCTGGTTCGGCGGCGGTGGGATCGACGGCACCGGTCAGTTCTTCACCATGAGCGGCTACCCGGCCGGCCACGCCATGGCCGTGGTGGCCGGCCTCACCGAGACGCTGGGCGGACTCGCCCTGGCCGTAGGCCTGTTGACCCCGCTTGCGGGCGCCGCGATCGTCGGCACCATGGTCAATGCGATCGCCGTCACCTGGGGCGGCGGCTTCTTCGCTCCGAAGGGCAACGAGTACGAGCTGCTGCTGACCGCCGGGGCCGCCGCGCTGGCGCTGACCGGCCCGGGCCGCTACGCCGTGGACCGCTTCCTGCCGGTGGTGCGGGCGCACCGCCTGGCGTACGGCGTGGCCGCCGTCGTGGTCGGCCTGGCCACGGCCGGGGTGATCCTGCTGCTGCGCAAGTAG
- a CDS encoding M9 family metallopeptidase, which yields MSPARLLRLLQPARLLTLLLSLFLAVGLFAPQSQAAPVAAPAATPGGAPTTPAGPAPQPATGTPQRGDGERQFTSLDQRAPLPLDTRPAEARPAAQPRNLATAAQQACTISDFTGRTGSDLVQHIKAADVQCINSLFPLTGSDARGAFREEQMTTVAYALRDAAGSYPGDDSTSVEQLVLYLRAGYFVQWYHKDDVGTYGTALQTAIRSGLDAFFGSAHSRDVTAGNATILGESVTLIDSAQENVRYLPVVKRLLTDYDSASWNPAGMAWAVNPVFTVLFRGHQVDGFDAAVEADPSVLDTLSAFAGRTGDLLGGDFGVLPYNATKELGRFLKDTALQAKVRPLAKALAAQSAPSGRTVFQWAAVAESVGYYDAANCSYYGTCNAADQLKSGVLTIRYTCSPSIKLIAQALDGTQLATTCASLTGQDAFVHAVVKDNGPVKDDGNTTIEVVVFHSSLDYQVLAAAIYGIDTNNGGMYLEGNPAAAGNQPRFLCYEAEWVRPSFQIWNLNHEYTHYLDGRFDMYGDFDAGMTTPTVWWVEGFAEYVSYSYRKVTNDAAIAAAARHTYKLSDLFDTVYGDQDRVYRWGYLAVRYMLEQHRPDVDALLAKYRVGDWAGARTLLKTTIGTRYDAGFDSWLTSCANGACATTPTVPTAPECTAADTRQLGAGCARSNVAATTGNYAHFYLLVPAGTKQVKITTGGGTGNGDLYYNASNWAYTGAYTARSTGPDNSETLTVTNPPAGYVYFSLYAQQGFSGVTVTSEM from the coding sequence GTGAGTCCCGCACGTCTGCTGCGACTCCTGCAGCCGGCACGACTGTTGACGCTCCTCCTGTCGCTCTTCCTCGCGGTCGGCCTGTTCGCCCCGCAGAGCCAGGCCGCTCCCGTCGCCGCTCCCGCCGCCACCCCCGGCGGCGCGCCCACCACCCCCGCCGGACCAGCCCCCCAGCCGGCCACCGGCACCCCCCAACGCGGCGACGGTGAGCGGCAGTTCACCTCCCTCGACCAGCGCGCCCCGCTCCCGCTGGACACCAGGCCGGCCGAGGCCCGGCCCGCCGCGCAGCCCCGGAACCTCGCCACCGCGGCCCAACAGGCCTGTACCATCAGCGACTTCACCGGCCGGACCGGCAGCGACCTGGTCCAGCACATCAAGGCCGCCGACGTCCAGTGCATCAACAGCCTCTTCCCGCTCACCGGCAGCGACGCCCGCGGCGCGTTCCGCGAGGAGCAGATGACCACCGTGGCGTACGCGCTGCGCGACGCGGCGGGCAGCTACCCGGGCGACGACTCCACCTCGGTCGAGCAGTTGGTGCTCTACCTGCGCGCGGGCTACTTCGTGCAGTGGTACCACAAGGACGACGTCGGTACGTACGGCACCGCCCTGCAGACCGCGATCCGCTCCGGGCTGGACGCGTTCTTCGGCAGCGCGCACTCCCGTGACGTCACCGCGGGCAACGCGACCATCCTGGGCGAGTCCGTCACCCTGATCGACAGCGCGCAGGAGAACGTCCGCTACCTCCCGGTGGTCAAGCGGCTGTTGACCGACTACGACAGCGCCAGCTGGAACCCGGCCGGCATGGCCTGGGCGGTCAACCCGGTGTTCACCGTGCTGTTCCGCGGCCACCAGGTGGACGGCTTCGACGCCGCCGTCGAGGCCGACCCGAGCGTGCTGGACACCCTGTCGGCCTTCGCCGGCCGTACCGGCGACCTGCTCGGCGGCGACTTCGGCGTGCTGCCCTACAACGCGACCAAGGAGCTGGGCCGCTTCCTGAAGGACACGGCGCTCCAGGCCAAGGTCCGTCCGCTCGCCAAGGCGCTCGCCGCGCAGTCCGCGCCGAGTGGCCGCACCGTCTTCCAGTGGGCCGCGGTCGCCGAGTCGGTCGGCTACTACGACGCCGCCAACTGCTCGTACTACGGCACCTGCAATGCCGCCGACCAGCTCAAGTCCGGTGTGCTGACGATCAGGTACACCTGCAGCCCGAGCATCAAGCTGATCGCCCAGGCGCTGGACGGCACCCAGCTGGCCACCACCTGCGCCAGCCTGACCGGCCAGGACGCCTTCGTCCACGCGGTGGTCAAGGACAACGGCCCGGTCAAGGACGACGGGAACACCACGATCGAGGTCGTGGTCTTCCACTCCTCGCTCGACTACCAGGTGCTGGCCGCCGCGATCTACGGCATCGACACCAACAACGGCGGCATGTACCTGGAGGGCAACCCGGCCGCGGCGGGCAACCAGCCGCGCTTCCTCTGCTACGAGGCCGAGTGGGTCCGCCCGTCCTTCCAGATCTGGAACCTCAACCACGAGTACACCCACTACCTCGACGGCCGGTTCGACATGTACGGCGACTTCGACGCCGGCATGACCACCCCGACCGTCTGGTGGGTCGAGGGCTTCGCCGAGTACGTCTCCTACTCGTACCGCAAGGTCACCAACGACGCCGCCATCGCGGCGGCCGCCCGGCACACCTACAAGCTGAGCGACCTCTTCGACACCGTCTACGGCGACCAGGACCGCGTCTACCGCTGGGGCTACCTCGCCGTCCGCTACATGCTGGAACAGCACCGCCCCGACGTGGACGCGCTCCTCGCCAAGTACCGGGTGGGGGACTGGGCCGGCGCCCGTACGCTGCTGAAGACCACCATCGGCACCCGGTACGACGCCGGCTTCGACAGCTGGCTGACCAGCTGCGCGAACGGCGCCTGCGCCACGACCCCGACCGTCCCGACGGCACCGGAGTGCACCGCCGCCGACACCCGGCAGCTGGGCGCCGGCTGCGCCCGCAGCAACGTCGCGGCCACCACGGGCAACTACGCGCACTTCTACCTCCTGGTGCCGGCCGGCACCAAGCAGGTGAAGATCACCACCGGCGGCGGCACCGGCAACGGCGACCTCTACTACAACGCGAGCAACTGGGCGTACACCGGTGCCTACACCGCGCGGTCGACCGGCCCGGACAACTCGGAGACGCTGACCGTCACCAACCCGCCGGCCGGCTACGTGTACTTCAGCCTCTACGCCCAGCAGGGATTCAGTGGGGTGACCGTCACGAGCGAGATGTGA
- a CDS encoding PP2C family protein-serine/threonine phosphatase, which produces MAPYIAVSALSHEGLVREHNEDSLTVGPWTLCATVTANPQTLLFPLGPPCVVAVADGLGGHPGGEVASALVARRLATDGDALADEEAVREELQECNRAVFAAAAGDPELAAMGTTVAGLVLLPEQALAFNVGDSRVYRITGDGLSRVSVDDSPPLPPGQRTTSMVTQTLGGSLGLTFVEPHVRTAPLAAGDRYLVCSDGLTDPVPEEELAELLAQPYEGAERSDGKAAFELWKAAIEAGGPDNITLALIRVGG; this is translated from the coding sequence ATGGCGCCGTACATCGCGGTCAGCGCGCTGAGCCACGAGGGCCTGGTGCGGGAGCACAACGAGGACAGCCTCACGGTCGGGCCGTGGACCCTCTGCGCCACGGTGACCGCCAACCCGCAGACCCTGCTCTTCCCGCTCGGCCCGCCCTGCGTGGTCGCGGTGGCCGACGGCCTGGGCGGCCACCCCGGCGGCGAGGTGGCCAGCGCCCTGGTGGCCCGCCGGCTCGCCACCGACGGCGACGCCCTCGCCGACGAGGAGGCCGTCCGGGAGGAGCTGCAGGAGTGCAACCGGGCCGTCTTCGCGGCCGCCGCCGGGGATCCGGAGCTCGCCGCGATGGGCACCACCGTGGCCGGGCTGGTGCTGCTGCCCGAGCAGGCCCTGGCCTTCAACGTCGGCGACAGCCGGGTCTACCGGATCACCGGGGACGGACTGAGCCGGGTGAGCGTGGACGACAGCCCGCCGCTGCCGCCCGGGCAGCGCACCACCTCGATGGTCACCCAGACCCTGGGCGGCTCGCTCGGGCTCACCTTCGTCGAACCGCACGTCCGCACCGCCCCGCTGGCCGCCGGCGACCGGTACCTGGTCTGCAGCGACGGCCTCACCGACCCGGTGCCCGAGGAGGAGCTGGCCGAGCTGCTGGCCCAGCCGTACGAGGGGGCCGAACGCTCCGACGGCAAGGCCGCGTTCGAGCTGTGGAAGGCGGCGATCGAGGCGGGCGGGCCGGACAACATCACGCTGGCGCTGATCCGGGTCGGGGGTTAG